The following proteins are encoded in a genomic region of bacterium:
- a CDS encoding cysteine--tRNA ligase, translating to MSQGLPQPIHVHDTFTGTKRELVLREPGSCGIYCCGPTVYGLCHVGNARAALVPDVVVRFLRQQGLQVKYVRNITDIDDKIIALAQAENIPAMDVADRYADAYHSDMAALGMLEPDVEPRVSSHLEPIIALITRLVERGLAYAAEGDVYYRVAAFADYGKLGKRKPEELLEGAGSRVEVDARKESPLDFALWKAAKPGEPAWDSPWGAGRPGWHIECSAMCGAHLGETFDLHFGGRDLIFPHHENEIAQSQGAFGPGTFAQYWLHNGFIDFAGEKMSKSLGNFFTTREVLALHNAETVRYFLLTVHYRSGLNFDVRVDCPDCGVELDRDAQDQGKCAACGTEPGREALRARVRFTGLEEADERLAYVYATLDGARRVLREAGAAAPALPAGPGPLLQAFCEHMRNDFNTGGALGTLSRPLAEVNTLLSTTKGVDKAARLQALAAFLADMEQVSAILGCFGAEPGQWLRSRRDLRAAKAGLDLAMVDALLVARREARAAKDWARADAIRDEMAALGLTVMDGPDSSVWDFAQRA from the coding sequence ATGAGCCAGGGACTGCCGCAGCCGATCCATGTCCACGACACCTTCACGGGCACCAAGCGGGAGCTGGTCCTGCGCGAGCCCGGCAGCTGCGGCATCTACTGCTGCGGCCCCACGGTGTACGGGTTGTGCCATGTCGGCAACGCGCGGGCGGCGCTGGTGCCGGACGTCGTGGTGCGCTTCCTGCGCCAGCAGGGGCTCCAGGTGAAATATGTGCGCAACATAACCGACATCGACGACAAGATCATTGCGCTCGCCCAGGCCGAAAACATTCCGGCGATGGATGTCGCCGATCGCTACGCGGATGCGTACCACAGCGACATGGCCGCCCTCGGCATGCTCGAACCCGATGTGGAGCCGCGTGTCAGCAGCCACCTCGAGCCGATCATCGCGCTGATCACGCGACTGGTGGAGCGCGGCCTCGCCTACGCGGCCGAGGGCGACGTCTACTACCGCGTGGCCGCGTTCGCCGACTACGGCAAGCTCGGCAAGCGCAAGCCCGAGGAGCTGCTCGAAGGCGCCGGCAGCCGCGTCGAGGTGGACGCGCGCAAGGAATCACCGCTCGACTTCGCGCTGTGGAAGGCGGCCAAGCCGGGCGAGCCGGCCTGGGACAGTCCCTGGGGCGCGGGCCGGCCGGGCTGGCATATCGAATGCTCGGCGATGTGCGGCGCGCACCTGGGCGAGACGTTCGACCTCCATTTCGGCGGGCGCGACCTGATCTTCCCGCACCACGAGAACGAGATCGCACAGAGCCAGGGCGCGTTCGGCCCCGGCACGTTCGCGCAGTACTGGCTGCACAACGGCTTCATCGACTTCGCGGGCGAGAAGATGTCCAAGAGCCTGGGCAACTTCTTCACCACGCGCGAAGTGCTGGCGCTGCATAATGCCGAGACGGTGCGATATTTCCTGCTGACAGTGCATTACCGCAGCGGCCTGAACTTCGATGTTCGCGTGGACTGCCCGGATTGCGGCGTTGAACTGGACCGTGACGCACAGGATCAGGGCAAGTGCGCTGCCTGCGGCACCGAGCCGGGCCGGGAGGCCCTGCGTGCTCGTGTGCGCTTCACGGGCCTGGAGGAGGCGGACGAACGCCTGGCCTATGTCTATGCGACGCTGGACGGGGCGCGCCGAGTGCTGCGCGAGGCGGGCGCCGCCGCGCCGGCGCTGCCGGCCGGGCCGGGTCCGCTGCTGCAGGCGTTCTGCGAGCACATGCGCAACGACTTCAACACCGGCGGCGCGCTGGGCACCCTGAGTCGTCCCCTGGCCGAGGTCAACACGCTGCTGTCGACGACCAAGGGCGTGGACAAGGCGGCGCGGCTGCAGGCCCTGGCGGCGTTCCTGGCCGACATGGAACAGGTCTCCGCGATCCTCGGCTGCTTCGGCGCCGAGCCGGGGCAGTGGCTGCGCAGCCGGCGCGACCTGCGGGCCGCCAAGGCCGGCCTCGACCTGGCGATGGTGGATGCGCTGCTGGTGGCGCGGCGCGAGGCGCGTGCGGCGAAGGACTGGGCGAGGGCCGATGCCATCCGCGACGAAATGGCCGCCCTCGGCCTGACGGTCATGGACGGCCCCGACAGTTCGGTCTGGGATTTCGCCCAGCGCGCGTAG
- a CDS encoding DUF4340 domain-containing protein: protein MTSRRNLAALVAVLVVLVGISVAQKVGHRRETSRAAATVLLKGEFQADGIGRIALGRGAGAPSVVLSPGPEGWVVETAWGARASRERIDALLSTLSNLSGEYRSDKRDVLPDYGLDAAGAVTIRGFGKDGQPVFALDVGTRPQGGQGNFVKLPDSDDVYLTPAGVLAQLGIYGEPQAPAYRYFLDLQAVQEDRVAVDAIRLRDASGTRELVKVFTPPTEATGDSAATAAALRATWEWKTGGGTRGPALAKSKVDAVLNSLVSIRATDLADPGAPASSYGLDNPAREAALVLADGRQVVLEFGADRPAAGDKPGGAWMRVRGQPTVWVVTEYTVSNVFKALSELKPD, encoded by the coding sequence ATGACCTCACGACGCAACCTGGCGGCACTGGTCGCCGTGCTCGTGGTGCTGGTCGGCATCAGCGTCGCGCAGAAGGTGGGCCATCGGCGCGAGACCTCGCGCGCGGCGGCCACCGTTCTCCTGAAGGGCGAGTTCCAGGCCGACGGGATCGGCCGCATCGCGCTCGGGCGCGGCGCCGGGGCCCCTTCGGTGGTGCTTTCGCCCGGGCCGGAAGGCTGGGTCGTCGAGACCGCCTGGGGCGCCCGCGCCAGCCGCGAGCGGATCGACGCCCTTCTCTCGACGCTGAGCAACCTCTCGGGCGAGTATCGCTCGGACAAGCGGGACGTCCTGCCGGACTACGGGCTCGACGCCGCCGGCGCGGTGACGATCCGCGGCTTCGGCAAGGACGGCCAGCCGGTCTTCGCGCTCGACGTGGGCACGCGTCCGCAGGGCGGGCAGGGCAACTTCGTGAAGCTGCCCGACAGCGACGACGTGTACCTCACGCCCGCGGGCGTGCTGGCGCAGCTCGGCATCTACGGCGAGCCGCAGGCGCCCGCCTACCGCTATTTCCTGGACCTGCAGGCGGTGCAGGAGGATCGCGTGGCTGTCGACGCAATCCGCCTGCGCGATGCCTCGGGGACGCGCGAACTGGTCAAGGTGTTCACGCCCCCCACGGAAGCGACGGGCGACTCGGCGGCCACCGCCGCCGCCCTGCGGGCGACCTGGGAATGGAAGACCGGCGGCGGCACGCGCGGGCCGGCCCTGGCCAAGTCCAAGGTCGATGCCGTGCTGAACAGCCTGGTGAGCATCCGCGCCACCGACCTGGCCGACCCGGGCGCGCCGGCGTCCTCGTACGGGTTGGACAACCCGGCTCGCGAGGCCGCGCTGGTGCTGGCCGACGGACGGCAGGTCGTGCTCGAGTTCGGCGCCGATCGCCCGGCTGCCGGCGACAAGCCGGGCGGGGCCTGGATGCGCGTGCGCGGGCAGCCGACCGTCTGGGTCGTGACCGAGTACACCGTCAGCAACGTGTTCAAGGCGCTGTCCGAGTTGAAGCCCGACTAG
- a CDS encoding ornithine carbamoyltransferase, producing MSKPLQGRHFIDTQEWSRDELELAIETSFDLKRKFYRDEPHALLRDRTLFMLFWEQSTRTRNSFEAGMTQLGGHAHDLSPEKLQVSHGETAEDTARVLSRMGHGIAIRNCDWGKGNAFIRSVAGMSRVPVLNMQCDVYHPCQALADLMTIREKFPDGLRGRKIAVSWTYAPSYVRPISVPQSTILMMTRFGLDVTLAHPKEFKLMPGIVAQAQANAAANGTKFEMVDDMDAAFEGAHIVYPKSWGCLVTEPDRQAAVQHISKYPEWIANEKRMALAAKDSIYMHPLPASRGQEVTDGVIDGPHSVVWDEAENRLHTAKALMALTM from the coding sequence ATGAGCAAGCCGCTGCAGGGACGCCATTTCATTGATACGCAGGAGTGGTCCCGCGATGAACTGGAACTCGCGATCGAGACCAGCTTCGACCTGAAGCGCAAGTTCTACCGCGACGAACCGCACGCGCTGCTGCGCGACCGCACGCTGTTCATGCTGTTCTGGGAGCAGAGCACGCGCACGCGCAACTCGTTCGAGGCCGGCATGACGCAGCTGGGCGGCCACGCCCACGACCTGAGTCCCGAGAAGCTGCAGGTGAGCCACGGCGAGACCGCCGAGGACACGGCGCGTGTGCTGAGCCGCATGGGCCACGGCATCGCCATCCGCAACTGCGACTGGGGCAAGGGCAATGCGTTCATCCGCAGCGTGGCCGGCATGAGCCGCGTGCCGGTGCTCAACATGCAGTGCGACGTCTATCATCCGTGCCAGGCCCTGGCCGACCTGATGACGATCCGCGAGAAGTTCCCCGACGGCCTGCGCGGCCGCAAGATCGCCGTCAGCTGGACCTACGCGCCGTCGTACGTGCGCCCCATCTCCGTGCCCCAGTCCACCATCCTGATGATGACGCGCTTCGGCCTCGACGTGACCCTCGCGCATCCCAAGGAATTCAAGCTGATGCCCGGGATCGTGGCGCAGGCGCAGGCCAATGCCGCCGCCAACGGCACGAAGTTCGAGATGGTCGACGACATGGATGCCGCCTTCGAGGGGGCGCACATCGTCTACCCCAAGAGCTGGGGTTGCCTCGTGACCGAGCCCGACCGCCAGGCGGCCGTGCAGCACATCAGCAAGTACCCCGAGTGGATCGCCAACGAGAAGCGCATGGCGCTGGCGGCCAAGGACAGCATCTACATGCATCCGCTGCCGGCCAGCCGCGGCCAGGAAGTCACCGACGGGGTCATCGACGGCCCGCACTCGGTGGTCTGGGACGAGGCCGAGAACCGCCTGCACACGGCCAAGGCCCTCATGGCCTTGACGATGTAG
- a CDS encoding lamin tail domain-containing protein: MNPRFMMQLSTALTLAAIALAGVASGQTTDLIISEYIEGSGNNKAIEIYNGTTDVVNLGAYAIDRYSNGSTSAVTIPLPAINLARGATHVIAYNLSDPALLALANQVDTNLNFNGNDAVVLTYGGSTVVDSFGRVGEDPGTAWTCSGGSTVNHTVRRLSSICTGDIVPGDAFNPCLEWAFFAADTFSGLGAHVTDCGTVDDEPTSWSTLKATWR; this comes from the coding sequence ATGAATCCCAGGTTCATGATGCAACTGTCGACCGCCCTGACCCTGGCCGCCATTGCGCTTGCCGGCGTCGCGTCCGGCCAGACCACGGACCTCATCATCAGCGAATACATCGAGGGCTCCGGCAACAACAAGGCGATCGAGATCTACAACGGCACCACCGACGTCGTGAATCTCGGCGCCTATGCCATCGACCGGTATTCCAACGGCTCGACAAGCGCCGTGACAATCCCGCTGCCGGCCATCAACCTGGCGCGCGGCGCGACGCACGTGATCGCCTACAACCTGTCAGACCCTGCGCTGCTGGCACTCGCCAACCAGGTCGACACCAACCTGAATTTCAACGGCAACGATGCCGTCGTGCTGACCTACGGCGGCTCGACGGTCGTCGACAGCTTCGGCCGCGTCGGCGAGGACCCGGGCACGGCCTGGACGTGTTCGGGCGGAAGCACCGTGAACCACACCGTGCGCCGGTTGAGCAGCATCTGCACCGGGGATATCGTGCCCGGCGATGCCTTCAACCCCTGCCTGGAATGGGCCTTCTTCGCGGCGGATACGTTCAGCGGCCTGGGCGCCCATGTCACCGACTGCGGCACCGTGGACGACGAACCCACCTCGTGGAGCACCCTGAAGGCGACCTGGCGCTAG
- a CDS encoding pyridoxal-phosphate dependent enzyme, which translates to MDHDGSGAAHAREQLPPVAANPRWTGCTCVVCGRDYDTGYEGFTCADCGVDGILDAVYEHDSGAADRVRAGAGAVARGLWRFATLLPVEPSAIHAAWAVGGTAPLSAPRLAADLGLFSLVIKDDTSLPSASLKDRAAAVALARAHMLGLDHLACASTGNAAASLAVLASRGGFRSTIYVPAGAPRGKLAQLLLHGARVIRVDGTYDQAFELSLVEIAKNNWYSRNCGHNPLLVEGKKTAALELAWDLSRGFTTSADLPDVVLVPVGDGCIVSSTAKAFLELKTLGLVDRVPRVIGVQAAGAAALAAAWARAGGGQASFTGPQIRAAVTPVEAATIADSISVGIPRNRVKAWRYVAATGGAFLSVPDAAIIETIKALASRGGVFAEPSGAAGLAGALAAREAGLIGPRDRVAALVTGHGLKDPGAALGACVMPEPVPPLR; encoded by the coding sequence ATGGATCACGACGGCAGCGGCGCCGCCCACGCGCGCGAGCAGTTGCCCCCGGTCGCGGCGAACCCGCGCTGGACGGGCTGCACGTGCGTGGTCTGCGGTCGCGACTACGACACCGGGTACGAGGGGTTCACCTGCGCCGATTGCGGCGTGGACGGCATCCTCGACGCGGTGTACGAACACGACAGCGGCGCGGCCGACCGTGTGCGCGCCGGCGCCGGCGCTGTTGCCCGCGGCCTGTGGCGGTTCGCGACGCTGCTGCCGGTCGAACCTTCGGCCATCCACGCCGCGTGGGCGGTCGGCGGCACGGCGCCGCTGTCCGCCCCGCGCCTGGCCGCCGACCTCGGCCTGTTCTCACTGGTCATCAAGGACGACACCAGCCTGCCCTCGGCCAGCCTCAAGGACCGCGCGGCGGCCGTCGCACTGGCCCGTGCGCACATGCTCGGACTGGATCACCTGGCCTGCGCCTCGACGGGTAACGCGGCGGCGAGCCTGGCCGTCCTGGCGTCGCGCGGCGGGTTCCGTTCCACCATCTACGTGCCGGCGGGGGCGCCGCGCGGCAAGCTGGCGCAGCTGCTGCTGCACGGCGCGCGGGTGATCCGCGTGGACGGCACGTACGACCAGGCCTTCGAGTTGTCGCTGGTCGAGATCGCGAAGAACAACTGGTACAGCCGCAACTGCGGGCACAATCCGTTGCTGGTCGAGGGCAAGAAGACGGCCGCGCTGGAACTGGCCTGGGACCTCTCGCGCGGCTTCACGACATCGGCCGACCTGCCCGACGTGGTGCTGGTGCCGGTGGGCGACGGCTGCATTGTCTCCTCGACGGCGAAGGCATTCCTGGAACTGAAGACCCTCGGCCTGGTCGATCGCGTGCCGCGCGTGATCGGCGTGCAGGCGGCCGGCGCCGCAGCGCTGGCCGCAGCCTGGGCCCGGGCCGGCGGCGGCCAGGCTTCGTTCACCGGCCCGCAGATCCGGGCCGCCGTCACGCCGGTCGAGGCTGCGACCATCGCCGACTCGATCAGCGTCGGCATCCCGCGCAACCGGGTGAAGGCCTGGCGCTACGTCGCGGCCACCGGCGGCGCCTTCCTGTCCGTGCCCGACGCCGCGATCATCGAGACGATCAAGGCCCTTGCCTCGCGCGGCGGCGTCTTTGCCGAACCATCGGGGGCCGCGGGCCTGGCCGGCGCGCTGGCCGCTCGCGAGGCCGGCCTCATCGGCCCGCGCGACCGCGTCGCAGCCCTGGTCACGGGACACGGGCTCAAGGACCCGGGCGCGGCGCTCGGAGCCTGCGTGATGCCGGAGCCGGTGCCGCCGCTGCGCTGA
- a CDS encoding YgeY family selenium metabolism-linked hydrolase, whose product MTPTNDTTGRRIAARAKELETPMIAFLRDIVAARGLSGQEEACVRRVAREMEAVGFDEVRIDPLGNVLGRIGNGPRVFAFDAHLDTVDVGDLTQWDCDPFTGKVEDGKVFGRGSVDQKAGMAGMVYAGKIMKEMGLLDGCQVWMTGTVMEEDCDGLCWHYILNEKHLQPELVVSTEPTNLRINRGQRGRMEIRVRVKGRSCHGSMPHLGENAIYKIAPAIVAIEKLNDRLKDDAFLGKGTCTISWIGCKTPSLCAVPAEAEFHIDRRLTVGETRESALAEVEAAMKDAGVEAEVFTLTYREKAWTGLEYPMDKYYPTWVLAESHPALQAAQRAFTDTAGRPAEIARWNFSTNGVAIMGLHGVSCLGFGPGREEVAHTANEYVPIADVVAACAFYAALPGELLAG is encoded by the coding sequence ATGACCCCGACCAACGACACGACCGGCCGGCGCATCGCCGCGCGCGCAAAGGAACTCGAGACCCCGATGATCGCCTTCCTGCGCGACATCGTGGCGGCGCGCGGACTGTCCGGGCAGGAAGAGGCCTGCGTGCGCCGGGTGGCGCGCGAGATGGAAGCCGTGGGCTTCGACGAGGTCCGGATCGACCCGCTGGGCAACGTGCTCGGGCGCATCGGCAACGGGCCGCGCGTCTTCGCCTTCGATGCGCACCTCGACACCGTCGATGTGGGCGACCTGACGCAGTGGGACTGTGACCCCTTCACCGGCAAGGTCGAGGACGGCAAGGTCTTCGGCCGCGGTTCGGTGGACCAGAAGGCCGGCATGGCCGGCATGGTCTACGCCGGGAAGATCATGAAGGAGATGGGCCTGCTCGACGGCTGCCAGGTCTGGATGACCGGCACGGTGATGGAAGAGGACTGTGACGGCCTCTGCTGGCACTACATCCTGAACGAGAAGCACCTGCAGCCGGAACTCGTGGTCTCGACGGAACCGACGAACCTGCGCATCAACCGCGGGCAGCGCGGGCGCATGGAGATCCGCGTGCGGGTCAAGGGTCGCTCGTGCCACGGCAGCATGCCGCACCTCGGCGAAAACGCCATCTACAAGATCGCCCCCGCCATCGTGGCCATCGAGAAGCTGAACGATCGCCTGAAGGACGACGCCTTCCTCGGCAAGGGCACCTGCACCATCAGCTGGATCGGCTGCAAGACGCCCAGCCTCTGCGCGGTGCCGGCCGAGGCCGAGTTCCATATCGACCGGCGCCTGACGGTCGGCGAGACGCGCGAGTCGGCGCTGGCCGAAGTCGAGGCCGCCATGAAGGACGCCGGCGTCGAGGCCGAGGTCTTCACGCTGACCTACCGCGAGAAAGCCTGGACCGGACTCGAGTACCCGATGGACAAGTACTACCCCACCTGGGTCCTGGCCGAGTCGCATCCGGCCCTGCAGGCGGCGCAACGCGCGTTCACCGACACGGCGGGCCGGCCGGCCGAGATCGCCCGCTGGAACTTCAGCACCAACGGCGTGGCAATCATGGGGCTGCACGGGGTCTCGTGCCTGGGCTTCGGGCCCGGCCGCGAGGAAGTGGCGCACACGGCCAACGAGTACGTACCCATCGCCGACGTCGTGGCCGCCTGCGCCTTCTACGCCGCCCTGCCGGGCGAGCTCCTGGCGGGCTGA
- a CDS encoding sulfite exporter TauE/SafE family protein encodes MYSAPDLLMATLAAVAAGAINALAGGGTLLTFPALVALGVPPVAANVTNTIALCPGYVGGTLAQRADLRGQRARLWRLVPAAAAGGVLGGWLLLATGEKVFRGLIPWLILAASLLLAVQGPVRAWLTRRLGQGRQSRLEQAAWLPVGLAAVYGGYFGAGLSVIVLAALGLTTSDSLTRLNALKQMVAFTVNVAAALFFIFTGPVVWPLALVMALGALAGGALGGRLAGRMQPTVLRWIVVGLGVAVALAYFVRG; translated from the coding sequence ATGTACAGCGCCCCCGACCTCCTCATGGCCACCCTGGCTGCCGTGGCGGCCGGCGCCATCAATGCGCTGGCCGGAGGCGGCACGCTGCTGACCTTCCCGGCGCTGGTGGCCCTCGGCGTGCCCCCCGTGGCGGCGAACGTCACCAATACCATCGCGCTCTGCCCCGGTTACGTCGGCGGCACGCTGGCTCAGCGCGCCGACCTGCGCGGGCAGCGTGCGCGCCTGTGGCGCCTGGTGCCGGCGGCGGCCGCCGGCGGCGTGCTCGGCGGCTGGCTCCTGCTGGCCACCGGCGAAAAGGTGTTCCGCGGGCTCATCCCCTGGCTCATCCTGGCCGCCTCACTGCTGCTGGCGGTGCAGGGCCCGGTGCGCGCCTGGTTGACGCGGCGCCTCGGGCAGGGCCGCCAATCGCGCCTGGAACAGGCGGCCTGGCTGCCGGTCGGCCTGGCGGCGGTCTACGGCGGCTATTTCGGCGCCGGGCTCAGCGTCATCGTGCTGGCGGCCCTGGGACTGACGACCAGTGATTCGCTGACGCGCCTGAACGCCCTCAAGCAGATGGTGGCCTTCACCGTGAACGTGGCTGCTGCGCTGTTCTTCATCTTCACCGGCCCGGTTGTCTGGCCGCTGGCCCTGGTCATGGCACTGGGCGCCCTGGCCGGCGGCGCGCTGGGCGGCCGCCTGGCGGGCCGGATGCAGCCGACGGTGCTGCGCTGGATCGTGGTCGGGCTGGGTGTCGCGGTGGCGTTGGCTTATTTCGTGCGTGGGTGA
- a CDS encoding amidohydrolase family protein, with the protein MGGVLLKNGTVLDYFPADLAGAPRPLVAKVDLRVDGERIVERGPSLAPAAGEEVLDLKGRTVMPGNINAHGHLYASLAAGMPQPKAQLTTFTDILTEIWWPLDRALDAEAVYLSAVAGAWGAVRCGTTLIFDHHASLSAVGDSLDRIEKGLAEVGLRGCLCYEVTDRGGKGQRDITLEENERYLQKLRDKPAVGVPRFRGLVGAHASFTLEDRTLQLLEGICSRQGAGLHIHLAEGTTDREVSRDRGWRDPLQRLVDNGLVRPGSVFAHGVDLSPLDMQTLEENGVWLVHCGRSNMNNGVGRAPVDRFPTRSAIGTDGLDDNMWGELRPTFFRGNEGGRGPLGHAGAARLWLGNYRLARETFGEPFGSLEAGAPADFIILNNFQKTPLTTDTWLSHLLFDFHPWDIDAVYVGGARVYAAGMKPPVEAERLQQAAARLWRAMGWQS; encoded by the coding sequence GTGGGCGGTGTGCTGCTCAAGAACGGAACCGTGCTCGATTACTTCCCGGCCGACCTGGCCGGAGCGCCGAGGCCGCTCGTGGCCAAGGTCGACCTGCGGGTCGACGGCGAGCGCATCGTCGAGCGCGGCCCGTCGCTGGCCCCGGCGGCCGGCGAGGAAGTGCTGGACCTCAAGGGCCGCACCGTCATGCCCGGCAACATCAATGCGCACGGCCACCTCTACGCCTCGCTCGCCGCGGGCATGCCCCAGCCCAAGGCGCAGCTGACGACGTTCACCGACATCCTCACCGAGATCTGGTGGCCGCTCGACCGCGCACTCGACGCCGAGGCGGTCTACCTGAGCGCCGTGGCCGGCGCCTGGGGCGCCGTGCGCTGCGGCACGACGCTGATCTTCGACCACCACGCCAGCCTCTCGGCCGTCGGCGATTCGCTCGATCGTATCGAAAAGGGGCTGGCGGAGGTCGGCCTGCGCGGCTGCCTGTGCTACGAGGTCACCGATCGCGGCGGCAAGGGCCAGCGTGACATCACGCTCGAGGAGAACGAGCGCTACCTGCAGAAGCTGCGCGACAAGCCCGCCGTCGGCGTGCCCCGCTTCCGCGGCCTGGTCGGCGCCCACGCCTCGTTCACGCTCGAGGACCGCACCCTGCAACTGCTCGAGGGCATCTGCAGCCGCCAGGGCGCCGGCCTGCACATCCACCTGGCCGAAGGCACCACCGACCGCGAGGTAAGCCGTGACCGCGGCTGGCGCGACCCCCTGCAGAGGCTCGTGGACAACGGGCTGGTGCGACCGGGCAGCGTGTTCGCGCACGGCGTCGACCTCTCGCCGCTGGACATGCAGACGCTGGAAGAGAACGGCGTCTGGCTGGTGCACTGCGGGCGCTCGAACATGAACAACGGTGTCGGCCGCGCCCCGGTCGACCGCTTCCCCACGCGCAGCGCCATCGGCACCGACGGCCTGGATGACAACATGTGGGGCGAACTGCGGCCAACGTTCTTCCGCGGCAACGAGGGCGGCCGCGGCCCGCTGGGCCACGCCGGCGCCGCGCGCCTGTGGCTGGGCAACTACCGCCTGGCCCGCGAGACCTTCGGCGAACCGTTCGGCAGCCTCGAGGCAGGCGCCCCGGCAGATTTCATCATCCTCAACAATTTCCAGAAGACTCCCCTGACGACCGACACGTGGCTGAGCCACCTGCTGTTCGACTTCCATCCCTGGGACATCGACGCCGTCTACGTGGGCGGCGCCCGGGTCTATGCGGCGGGCATGAAGCCGCCCGTGGAAGCCGAGCGACTGCAGCAGGCGGCGGCGCGATTGTGGCGGGCGATGGGTTGGCAATCCTGA
- the meaB gene encoding methylmalonyl Co-A mutase-associated GTPase MeaB, which produces MPRMKRADLTARQYVDGVVGGDRAVLARAITLVESNAPAHQALAQAVLTELLPRRGHSVRVGITGVPGAGKSTLIEALGTLLTARGRRVAVTAIDPSSSLTGGSILGDKTRMEKLAVDERAFIRPSPSGGALGGVARKTRETIVLFEAAGYDVIIVETVGVGQSEAQVRSMVDFFLLVLLAGAGDELQGFKRGVIELADAIAVNKADGPGQAAAELCRAGFAGVLPYLQPATEGWQTRAHTCSALNGDGLAGLWSVVEAFERHAGASGAWQHRRGEQERAWVRDLVREGLEERFRAQPGVAERQAQLEAEVVAGRMPATAAAQKLLDLFGGRAD; this is translated from the coding sequence ATGCCTAGGATGAAGCGCGCGGACCTGACGGCCCGGCAGTACGTGGACGGCGTGGTCGGCGGCGACCGCGCCGTGCTCGCTCGCGCCATCACGCTGGTGGAATCCAATGCTCCCGCGCACCAGGCGCTGGCGCAGGCGGTCCTGACCGAGTTGCTGCCGCGTCGCGGTCATTCGGTGCGCGTGGGCATCACCGGCGTGCCGGGTGCGGGCAAGAGCACGCTGATCGAGGCGCTCGGTACGCTGCTGACGGCCCGTGGTCGACGCGTCGCCGTCACGGCGATCGACCCCTCGTCGAGCCTGACCGGCGGCAGCATCCTCGGCGACAAGACGCGCATGGAGAAGCTCGCGGTCGACGAACGCGCTTTCATCCGGCCCTCGCCTTCGGGAGGCGCGCTCGGCGGCGTGGCGCGCAAGACGCGAGAGACCATCGTGCTGTTCGAGGCCGCGGGCTATGACGTGATCATCGTAGAGACCGTCGGCGTGGGACAGAGCGAGGCGCAGGTGCGCTCGATGGTCGACTTCTTCCTGCTGGTGCTGCTGGCAGGCGCCGGCGACGAACTGCAGGGTTTCAAGCGCGGCGTGATCGAGCTGGCCGATGCCATCGCCGTCAACAAGGCCGACGGGCCCGGCCAGGCTGCGGCCGAACTGTGCCGCGCCGGCTTTGCCGGCGTGTTGCCCTACCTGCAGCCGGCCACCGAAGGCTGGCAGACGCGCGCGCACACCTGCTCGGCGCTGAACGGCGACGGGCTGGCCGGGCTGTGGTCGGTGGTGGAGGCCTTCGAACGGCATGCCGGCGCCAGCGGCGCCTGGCAGCATCGGCGCGGCGAGCAGGAGCGTGCCTGGGTGCGCGACCTGGTGCGCGAGGGACTCGAGGAGCGGTTCCGCGCGCAACCTGGCGTGGCCGAACGGCAGGCCCAGCTGGAGGCGGAAGTGGTCGCGGGAAGGATGCCGGCGACGGCGGCGGCGCAGAAGCTGCTCGACCTGTTCGGTGGCCGGGCAGACTGA